A genomic stretch from Corynebacterium faecale includes:
- a CDS encoding AbgT family transporter, with amino-acid sequence MSTDQDAGSTAANTRDQSADAPTSTVGRWSDKFLTGVERLGNKLPTPFTLFLILFLITALASSIMAWMNMSVIVPGSDEELFIRGLFTGEGMTWLTVNLGANYIGFPPLLTVLPILLAVGVAERSGMLSALIRKLFGSAKKLVLPYAVGVIGVTASVMADAAFVVVPPLAAMVFKAAGRHPVAGLLGGFAAVGAGYSTALVPTSLDALFAGITNAVMETLPGLETTEVNPVSNYYFNIASSIVLGMLCGFLIDKVLEPRMWRQKISTDYAVEDDSLNDDDISPTLTVHENRALAVSLWMTLLVSILVVVVVLIPNSPWRNEGGGFLPQSPLLSSVVFIVFLIFMVMGIAYGAVLGTIKNMEDVVRMMGESIKDMIDFLVLAFILGQFVALFNWTGIGTWTAVQGAAGLEAIGLTGFPAIIAFILLASCLNLLIISGSAMWTLMAAVFVPMFALLGYEPSFVQAAFRVGDSATQVITPLNPYMIVILGLLRRYEPDAGLGTLISRLIPFVIPFWLAWASLLAVWFYADLPLGPGSGIFL; translated from the coding sequence ATGAGTACTGACCAGGATGCAGGATCCACCGCCGCCAACACCAGGGACCAGTCCGCCGACGCCCCCACGAGCACCGTGGGTCGATGGAGCGACAAGTTTCTCACGGGAGTGGAGAGACTGGGCAACAAACTGCCCACACCCTTCACACTCTTTCTTATATTGTTCCTGATCACCGCCCTCGCCTCGTCGATCATGGCGTGGATGAACATGTCGGTGATCGTTCCGGGATCCGATGAGGAACTGTTCATCCGGGGCCTGTTCACCGGGGAGGGGATGACCTGGCTGACGGTGAACTTGGGAGCCAATTACATCGGCTTCCCACCGCTGCTGACCGTCCTCCCGATTCTGCTCGCCGTGGGTGTGGCGGAACGCTCAGGAATGTTGTCAGCGCTGATCCGCAAGCTGTTTGGTTCGGCGAAGAAGCTGGTGCTGCCGTATGCCGTGGGTGTGATTGGTGTGACCGCCTCCGTGATGGCGGATGCCGCCTTCGTGGTGGTGCCTCCGCTGGCAGCCATGGTGTTCAAGGCGGCTGGCAGGCATCCGGTTGCCGGCCTGCTGGGTGGATTCGCCGCCGTGGGAGCAGGTTATTCCACGGCACTGGTCCCCACCAGCTTGGATGCTCTGTTCGCCGGCATCACCAACGCTGTCATGGAGACGCTCCCGGGACTGGAAACCACCGAGGTGAACCCGGTCTCGAACTACTACTTCAACATCGCCTCGTCGATCGTGCTGGGTATGTTGTGTGGTTTTCTCATCGATAAGGTCCTGGAACCACGGATGTGGCGACAGAAGATCTCCACCGACTACGCCGTGGAGGATGACAGCCTCAACGACGATGACATCTCCCCGACCCTCACCGTCCATGAGAACCGTGCCCTGGCTGTATCCCTGTGGATGACCCTGTTGGTGTCCATCCTGGTGGTGGTTGTGGTGCTCATCCCGAACTCACCGTGGCGCAACGAGGGCGGTGGATTCCTACCCCAGTCACCACTACTCAGTTCCGTGGTGTTCATTGTGTTCCTGATCTTCATGGTCATGGGAATCGCTTATGGAGCGGTTCTGGGAACGATCAAGAACATGGAGGATGTTGTCCGCATGATGGGTGAATCCATCAAGGACATGATCGACTTCCTGGTGTTGGCGTTCATTCTCGGTCAGTTCGTTGCCCTGTTCAACTGGACCGGTATCGGAACGTGGACTGCGGTTCAGGGTGCCGCGGGGCTGGAGGCCATCGGTCTGACGGGGTTCCCTGCCATCATCGCCTTCATTCTCCTTGCTTCGTGTCTGAACCTGTTGATTATTTCCGGTTCTGCAATGTGGACGCTCATGGCTGCGGTATTCGTCCCGATGTTCGCCCTGTTGGGTTATGAACCCTCCTTCGTGCAGGCGGCGTTCCGTGTGGGTGACTCCGCCACCCAGGTGATCACACCGCTGAATCCCTACATGATCGTGATCCTCGGGCTGCTGCGACGCTATGAACCTGATGCGGGGCTGGGGACCCTGATATCCCGATTGATCCCCTTTGTCATCCCATTCTGGCTAGCATGGGCTTCACTCCTGGCGGTCTGGTTCTACGCGGACCTGCCTCTCGGACCTGGATCCGGCATCTTCCTGTAA
- a CDS encoding mannitol dehydrogenase family protein — MPLQLTTAHLPAITAATGVAIPTYDRTQVTPGIVHFGVGGFHRAHQAMYLDSLMNEGTALDWGIIGMGVMPSDARMRDALEKQDHLYTLTTKAPDNSRKQRIIGSIVDYVFAPDDPTAAVETLADPRIRIVSLTVTEGGYNIDPATGNFDHSNPRITQDRDMIRAGDYSGLQTFFGLITAALITRRAADTAPFTIMSCDNIQGNGELAATFFMAFADSVSPQLGAWVADNVRFPNSMVDRITPETTDADRADVLATGYEDAWPVVAEDFTQWVLENTFTADPDGTIGRPAFEQAGVQVVADVEPYELLKLRLLNASHQGLCYFGYLAGHRMVDEVMSDRRFRDFLLAYMEREATPTLQALPDVDLDSYRHQLIARFGNASVKDTVARLCAESSDRIPKWLLPVIQENLANGGEIRLSAAIVASWARYAEGIDEDGQPITVVDRLVDRVRENASRNHEDVLAFLRDRGLFGDLIDSPDFTAAYTEALTSLHEHGAEATLDMLLAKVTV, encoded by the coding sequence ATGCCCCTGCAGCTCACTACCGCTCATCTTCCCGCCATCACAGCCGCCACCGGTGTGGCCATTCCAACCTATGACCGCACCCAGGTCACACCGGGCATCGTCCACTTCGGCGTCGGCGGTTTCCACCGCGCACACCAGGCCATGTATCTGGATTCCCTGATGAATGAGGGCACAGCACTGGACTGGGGCATCATCGGCATGGGTGTCATGCCATCGGATGCCCGGATGCGCGATGCACTAGAAAAACAGGATCACCTGTACACGCTGACCACCAAAGCCCCGGATAACTCCAGGAAACAGCGCATCATCGGCTCCATTGTTGACTATGTGTTTGCACCGGACGATCCAACTGCCGCCGTAGAAACCCTCGCCGATCCGCGAATCCGCATTGTCTCCCTCACCGTCACCGAGGGTGGATATAACATTGATCCCGCCACAGGCAACTTCGACCATTCCAATCCCCGCATCACGCAGGACCGGGACATGATCCGCGCCGGTGATTATTCGGGACTGCAGACCTTCTTCGGACTCATCACTGCAGCATTGATCACCCGACGCGCTGCTGATACTGCACCTTTCACCATCATGAGCTGCGATAATATCCAGGGTAACGGTGAGTTGGCGGCCACGTTCTTCATGGCTTTCGCTGACTCTGTCTCCCCCCAGCTAGGCGCCTGGGTAGCGGATAATGTCCGGTTCCCCAATTCCATGGTGGACCGCATCACCCCGGAGACCACCGATGCGGATCGTGCCGATGTGCTGGCCACCGGTTATGAAGATGCCTGGCCCGTGGTCGCGGAGGACTTCACGCAATGGGTACTGGAAAACACTTTCACAGCCGATCCCGATGGCACCATCGGCCGTCCCGCCTTCGAGCAGGCCGGTGTCCAGGTGGTCGCTGATGTCGAACCCTATGAGCTGCTGAAGCTTCGTCTCCTCAACGCCTCCCACCAGGGCCTGTGCTATTTTGGCTACCTCGCTGGCCACCGGATGGTGGACGAGGTCATGTCAGACCGACGTTTCCGTGACTTCCTGCTCGCCTATATGGAACGCGAGGCCACCCCGACCCTGCAGGCGTTGCCTGACGTGGACCTGGATTCCTACCGTCACCAACTTATTGCCAGGTTCGGCAATGCCTCAGTTAAGGACACAGTGGCACGTCTGTGCGCCGAATCCTCCGACCGCATCCCCAAGTGGCTGCTGCCCGTGATCCAGGAGAATCTAGCCAATGGGGGTGAAATCAGATTGTCCGCAGCGATCGTCGCCTCCTGGGCGCGCTATGCGGAGGGTATCGACGAGGACGGCCAGCCGATCACTGTGGTGGACCGACTCGTGGATCGTGTGCGGGAGAACGCCTCCCGAAACCACGAGGATGTGCTCGCCTTCCTTCGTGACCGTGGCCTGTTCGGGGATCTCATCGATTCACCCGACTTCACCGCCGCCTACACCGAGGCGCTCACCTCACTCCATGAACACGGCGCTGAGGCCACCCTGGACATGCTTCTTGCAAAAGTCACCGTTTAA
- a CDS encoding RbtT/DalT/CsbX family MFS transporter — MPTPQVPVTQPGVLDRLGIPRALIFGFIGLTIFMIGDGVETNILEPFLSSEHGFSVSLAGSLITVYGVAVAIAAFFAAALSDLWGPRKVMILGAAIWIIFELAFLAVALTTDQTWLIFLTYGLRGFGYPFFAYGFLVWITATASPQQLGTSVGWFYVAFSAGLPTLGALVATISMQWVDLSFYQTLWVSLILVVIGSLIALLGVKERRGRHPLVSNPEDVTQTLGQGFTLLRHDRRARFVTCIRTINSIPTYAMAVFFPSFFTEDLRWQLGWFLILTTVIYAVNLPFNPFFGNFGDRYGWARTVFWVGSIGGAATLSLVYFTPLIGVRAGLSDGLVFGITIAAGALFGISLAGFVPLSAIAVSLDPKHPGAAMATYNLGVGGAVAVGPLLVAVFHPLIGATGLIFIMIGLYLLSGWMTLQLRGTQPGFDGVPALKEGAEITDLARNNPTEETATVDKHITTSNIAP, encoded by the coding sequence ATGCCCACTCCACAGGTACCGGTGACACAACCGGGCGTTCTGGACCGTCTCGGCATCCCCCGGGCACTGATCTTCGGTTTCATCGGCCTCACGATCTTCATGATCGGCGACGGCGTGGAGACCAACATCCTCGAACCCTTCCTCAGCTCCGAACATGGTTTCAGTGTCTCGCTGGCCGGCAGCCTAATCACCGTTTACGGTGTGGCCGTGGCTATTGCAGCTTTCTTCGCAGCAGCACTCTCTGACCTGTGGGGTCCACGGAAAGTAATGATCCTCGGTGCGGCAATCTGGATCATCTTCGAACTCGCCTTCCTCGCAGTGGCACTGACCACTGACCAGACCTGGCTCATCTTCCTCACCTATGGGCTCCGTGGTTTCGGATACCCCTTCTTTGCCTATGGATTCCTGGTCTGGATCACCGCCACCGCATCCCCACAACAGCTGGGAACCAGCGTGGGCTGGTTCTATGTGGCCTTCTCGGCAGGTCTGCCCACACTGGGCGCACTGGTAGCCACCATTTCCATGCAGTGGGTGGACCTCAGTTTCTATCAAACCCTGTGGGTCTCTCTGATACTGGTGGTCATCGGTTCCCTCATTGCCCTGCTGGGCGTGAAGGAACGCCGTGGCCGCCATCCACTGGTATCAAACCCTGAGGATGTCACCCAGACTCTCGGACAGGGCTTCACGCTGCTGCGCCATGATCGCCGGGCCCGTTTTGTCACTTGTATCCGCACCATCAACTCCATCCCCACCTATGCCATGGCAGTGTTCTTTCCCTCCTTCTTCACCGAAGACCTCAGGTGGCAGCTGGGGTGGTTTCTCATCCTCACCACCGTCATCTATGCCGTGAACCTGCCGTTTAATCCCTTCTTCGGCAACTTCGGTGACCGCTATGGATGGGCACGCACGGTTTTCTGGGTTGGCTCCATAGGCGGCGCAGCCACCCTGTCATTGGTGTACTTCACCCCGCTCATCGGTGTCCGGGCAGGATTGAGTGATGGTCTGGTCTTCGGTATCACCATTGCGGCGGGTGCTCTTTTCGGTATCTCACTGGCAGGCTTCGTTCCCCTGTCAGCCATCGCGGTATCGCTTGATCCGAAACACCCCGGTGCTGCCATGGCCACCTACAACCTGGGCGTGGGTGGAGCCGTGGCTGTCGGTCCGCTCCTGGTGGCGGTCTTCCACCCTCTCATCGGTGCCACCGGTCTCATTTTCATCATGATCGGCCTCTACCTGCTCTCCGGTTGGATGACGCTTCAGCTGCGTGGCACCCAGCCAGGTTTCGACGGTGTTCCAGCCCTAAAGGAAGGCGCAGAGATCACCGACCTCGCGAGAAACAACCCCACGGAGGAAACAGCAACCGTGGATAAGCACATCACCACCAGCAACATCGCACCCTAA
- a CDS encoding PIG-L deacetylase family protein → MVSVAVGALVFERFRILSQPAISHRTFLVVAAHPGDAIYGAVATLAKLRDRHHEIHVFTLTNGGSDDEVEMLPDKCGSWAQFVGCSSLTLGNVPVQHVAARREYIRALIREQLEKYRPDAILTHSVHDTNKERAMLADLVMQMSTVRQAVYGFRSPTSDGRFSSDCRCDVDAYLLMKDYVLRDYHGTRDPWDHGVRKESFEVIRAGSSTSLQW, encoded by the coding sequence ATGGTTTCTGTGGCTGTGGGGGCTCTCGTCTTTGAACGATTCCGGATCCTTTCCCAGCCTGCGATCAGTCACCGTACCTTTCTGGTGGTGGCGGCACATCCTGGGGACGCCATCTACGGGGCGGTGGCCACGCTGGCCAAACTCCGGGACCGACATCATGAGATTCACGTGTTCACCCTCACCAATGGTGGTTCTGATGATGAGGTGGAAATGCTTCCTGATAAGTGCGGGTCTTGGGCGCAGTTCGTCGGTTGTAGTTCCTTGACCTTGGGCAATGTGCCAGTGCAGCATGTTGCAGCCAGACGTGAGTACATCCGTGCTCTCATCCGCGAACAGTTGGAGAAATATCGTCCTGACGCCATCCTGACCCATTCAGTGCATGACACCAATAAGGAACGGGCGATGCTTGCTGATCTGGTGATGCAGATGTCCACGGTGAGGCAGGCCGTGTACGGGTTCCGGTCACCGACCAGCGACGGGCGTTTTTCCTCGGACTGTCGCTGTGATGTGGATGCGTATCTGCTCATGAAGGATTATGTCCTCCGCGACTACCATGGCACCCGGGATCCCTGGGATCACGGTGTGCGCAAGGAGTCATTTGAGGTCATCCGTGCAGGTTCTTCCACCTCATTGCAGTGGTAA
- a CDS encoding aldo/keto reductase has protein sequence MVHIKGTDFDIFPLNLGGNTFGWTTDQEQSFAVLDAFRDAGGNFVDTADMYSAWADGNEGGDSEKVLGAYLKARGGADDLIIATKSGALEPHTGRSRDATFAAVDASRARLGVETIDIFYYHHDDETISIEDQIATAEELIAAGKIKHLALSNYSPERLREFFEKSADSTARPVAVQPQYNLLTRHDYETGIRPIVEEFGPAVFPYFALASGLLTGKYSSKEDLEGRARAGFAEGQATDEAFALITELRAVADELDSAPATVALAWLLAKGVTAPIASATSPDQLPELMAAPTLKLDDAHLTRLDAASAP, from the coding sequence ATGGTCCACATCAAGGGCACCGACTTCGACATCTTCCCGCTCAACCTGGGTGGCAACACCTTCGGATGGACCACTGATCAGGAGCAGTCCTTCGCCGTGCTGGATGCCTTCCGTGACGCAGGTGGCAACTTCGTGGACACCGCCGACATGTATTCCGCCTGGGCCGACGGCAACGAGGGAGGCGATTCCGAGAAGGTACTCGGCGCCTACCTCAAGGCCCGCGGCGGTGCCGATGATCTGATCATCGCCACCAAATCCGGAGCACTCGAACCACATACCGGCCGTTCCCGCGACGCCACCTTCGCAGCGGTTGATGCCTCCCGCGCACGTCTCGGCGTCGAGACCATCGATATCTTCTACTACCACCACGACGATGAGACCATCTCCATAGAGGATCAGATCGCAACGGCCGAAGAACTCATTGCGGCCGGGAAAATCAAGCACCTCGCACTGTCGAACTACTCCCCGGAGCGTCTGCGCGAATTCTTCGAAAAATCCGCCGACTCCACCGCCCGTCCCGTCGCCGTCCAGCCACAGTACAACCTGTTGACCCGCCATGACTACGAGACCGGCATCCGCCCGATCGTGGAGGAATTCGGCCCCGCCGTCTTCCCCTACTTCGCCCTGGCCTCCGGCCTGCTGACCGGAAAATACTCATCCAAGGAGGACCTTGAAGGTCGCGCCCGCGCAGGATTTGCTGAAGGCCAGGCCACCGATGAGGCATTCGCACTCATCACGGAACTCCGCGCCGTGGCCGATGAACTCGATTCCGCACCCGCCACCGTCGCGCTGGCCTGGCTGCTGGCCAAGGGCGTGACAGCGCCGATCGCCTCGGCCACCAGCCCCGATCAGCTCCCCGAGCTGATGGCGGCCCCAACGCTGAAGCTTGACGACGCCCACCTCACCCGCCTCGACGCCGCCTCTGCTCCATAA
- a CDS encoding M20 family metallopeptidase: MSSKQPLPPSTVYLDYMEEGIAKRKIEAERLLATAEGAVADYPGQTVMWRDIQEKGERLRDDLRDLAFDLHDHPEEAFEEFHACERIVDKLSSHGFAVATAVYGVETALEASWATSGFDAERHPTIAILAEYDALPEIGHACGHNIIAAAGVGAFLAATATLRDMELKGLDHLGFEGRLVLLGTPAEEGHSGKEYMIAGGAFDGVDAAIMMHPFAYDLAEHIWVGRRTMTATFHGVSAHASAHPYMGRNALDAASLAYQGLGVLRQQMPPSDRLHAIITEGGNRPSVIPDAATMAIYVRSLLPDALVDLSARVNDVMEGAARMAGVGLELDWDIHPASLPVRNNHVLAGRWARTQQLRGRTALPEGILPDTLAASTDFGNVSHIIPGIHPMVKISPENVALHTKEFAEYSRTEDAVDAAVDSAIGLAQVAVDALADPMLLTAARAEFEASGGVLKVANYLE; encoded by the coding sequence ATGAGCAGTAAACAACCGCTACCACCATCAACCGTGTACCTGGATTACATGGAGGAGGGGATCGCCAAGCGGAAGATCGAGGCGGAACGACTGCTCGCCACCGCTGAAGGGGCCGTCGCTGATTACCCGGGGCAGACCGTGATGTGGCGGGACATTCAGGAGAAGGGCGAACGGCTCCGCGATGATCTGCGCGATCTCGCCTTTGATCTGCATGATCATCCGGAGGAGGCGTTCGAGGAGTTCCATGCGTGTGAGCGGATCGTCGACAAGCTCTCTTCGCACGGCTTTGCCGTGGCAACCGCCGTTTATGGCGTGGAGACCGCACTCGAGGCGAGCTGGGCCACCAGTGGTTTTGATGCGGAGAGGCACCCGACGATCGCCATTCTCGCGGAATATGATGCGCTGCCGGAGATCGGGCATGCGTGCGGACACAACATCATCGCCGCCGCGGGGGTTGGCGCATTCCTGGCGGCCACTGCCACGCTCAGGGATATGGAACTCAAGGGCCTGGATCACCTGGGATTTGAGGGCCGGCTGGTGCTGCTGGGAACCCCGGCGGAGGAGGGGCATTCCGGTAAGGAATACATGATCGCCGGTGGTGCCTTCGACGGTGTTGATGCGGCGATCATGATGCACCCGTTCGCCTATGACCTGGCTGAACACATCTGGGTGGGGCGTCGCACGATGACCGCCACGTTCCACGGCGTGTCAGCCCATGCCTCCGCGCACCCCTATATGGGGCGCAACGCACTCGATGCTGCGAGCCTGGCGTACCAGGGCCTGGGTGTGCTGCGGCAGCAGATGCCGCCGAGTGACCGTCTGCATGCGATCATCACCGAGGGCGGTAACCGGCCCAGTGTGATTCCGGATGCGGCGACCATGGCGATCTATGTGCGGTCCCTGCTCCCGGATGCCCTGGTTGATCTCTCGGCCCGGGTGAATGACGTGATGGAAGGCGCTGCGAGGATGGCCGGAGTGGGGCTGGAACTTGACTGGGACATCCACCCCGCCAGCCTGCCGGTGCGCAACAATCACGTCCTCGCCGGCCGGTGGGCCCGCACGCAGCAGCTCCGTGGCCGGACCGCGCTGCCGGAGGGGATCCTGCCCGATACCCTGGCGGCCTCCACCGACTTTGGCAATGTCTCCCACATCATCCCCGGCATCCACCCGATGGTGAAGATATCCCCGGAAAATGTCGCCCTGCACACGAAGGAATTTGCGGAGTACTCCCGCACCGAAGATGCCGTGGATGCCGCGGTGGATTCCGCCATCGGCTTGGCACAGGTGGCTGTGGATGCGCTGGCGGATCCGATGTTGCTTACCGCAGCCCGCGCTGAATTCGAGGCATCCGGCGGAGTGCTCAAGGTTGCTAACTACCTGGAGTAG
- a CDS encoding alpha/beta hydrolase family esterase, translated as MTLRSRVLSMVITMMATAAIAITPTSTVAQSSDADFVRTQQSSSQLVAGSTSYDLIHRSFTQAGVNREYHIAVPAFFDHTRRYPVIIGFGGWQETATLFRDYSDLEQAARGNAIIIYAQGVNNAWAGAPYASTTMSQDIEYIRTAINDAIINHSGDTSRVYATGLSNGGGMAAALSCHAPELVDAIATVAGAFYNPTVTGCMGSSVPTLLMHGTDDGTIAYGGGTRHGAPYRSVYQTFESFAFRNGCTTAIVNQTTEHYGTTTFRPAHCFHDTELVRVNGGGHTWFNDPQAEDVVWEFFRRQG; from the coding sequence ATGACGCTCCGTTCCCGCGTGCTGTCGATGGTCATCACGATGATGGCCACCGCAGCAATCGCGATCACCCCCACCTCCACCGTGGCTCAGAGCTCGGATGCGGATTTTGTTCGCACCCAGCAGTCATCGTCCCAGCTTGTTGCTGGTTCCACCTCCTATGACCTCATCCACCGGTCCTTCACCCAGGCCGGTGTCAATCGGGAATATCACATCGCTGTTCCTGCGTTCTTCGATCACACACGGCGCTATCCGGTCATCATCGGTTTCGGTGGTTGGCAGGAAACCGCCACCTTGTTCCGTGACTACTCCGATCTCGAGCAGGCCGCCCGTGGCAACGCCATCATCATCTACGCCCAGGGGGTCAATAACGCCTGGGCCGGCGCGCCGTATGCGAGCACCACCATGTCCCAGGACATTGAGTACATCCGCACCGCCATCAACGATGCCATCATCAACCATTCAGGCGACACCAGCCGCGTCTACGCCACCGGCCTGTCCAACGGTGGTGGGATGGCGGCAGCGCTCAGCTGCCACGCGCCAGAGCTTGTCGACGCCATCGCAACCGTCGCCGGGGCCTTCTACAATCCGACGGTCACCGGATGCATGGGTAGCTCTGTCCCGACACTGCTCATGCACGGAACCGACGATGGCACCATCGCCTATGGAGGCGGCACCCGTCACGGTGCTCCCTATAGAAGCGTTTATCAGACCTTTGAATCATTTGCGTTCCGCAACGGCTGCACCACCGCGATCGTCAACCAGACCACCGAGCACTACGGCACCACCACTTTCCGCCCGGCCCATTGCTTCCACGACACTGAGCTCGTCCGCGTCAACGGTGGTGGTCACACCTGGTTCAACGATCCCCAGGCAGAGGACGTGGTCTGGGAGTTCTTCCGCAGGCAGGGCTGA
- a CDS encoding YidH family protein, which yields MPNADATGERGRFARTVFPDGNEPDPRFTLANERTFLAWTRTSLAFLAGGIAFEAFPIDSLDPTLRTGIAVFIIGVGMLIAAGAAVRWVNVERAMRTGKPLPVPAIVPLLSISALVAGAAVLVLFVIG from the coding sequence ATGCCCAATGCAGATGCCACCGGTGAACGCGGTCGGTTTGCCCGGACAGTTTTTCCCGACGGGAATGAACCCGATCCACGCTTCACCCTGGCCAATGAGCGCACCTTCCTCGCATGGACACGGACCTCCCTGGCATTTCTCGCCGGTGGCATCGCCTTCGAGGCATTTCCCATTGATTCGCTCGATCCCACCCTGCGCACCGGGATTGCTGTGTTCATCATTGGTGTTGGCATGCTCATCGCAGCCGGTGCGGCAGTCCGGTGGGTGAATGTCGAGCGGGCTATGCGTACCGGAAAGCCGCTGCCCGTCCCCGCGATCGTGCCCTTATTGTCCATCTCTGCTCTGGTGGCCGGTGCAGCCGTGCTCGTTTTGTTTGTCATCGGATAA
- a CDS encoding SixA phosphatase family protein, with translation MHHRLVILRHSKSSWAEPEPDHDRPLNKRGHRDGKAAGKWLADNIGPIDHVLCSTAARTRLTWERAQAGGAVAAGGGGGAAGGTAVHYHDEIYETEVSYFEHLVLRIPETAGTALFIGHWPGVVELAHHFAAEDDHPGWSQMDKKFPTSAIAVLEFDTPWKDLSTGTARLTDFVIPRG, from the coding sequence ATGCATCACCGCCTGGTTATTCTGCGCCATTCCAAATCCTCCTGGGCTGAACCCGAACCGGATCATGACCGCCCGCTGAACAAGCGCGGACATCGCGATGGCAAGGCTGCAGGCAAGTGGTTGGCGGACAACATCGGCCCGATTGATCACGTGTTATGTTCCACAGCCGCCCGCACGCGTCTGACCTGGGAACGTGCGCAGGCTGGCGGGGCTGTGGCGGCGGGTGGTGGCGGCGGTGCGGCCGGCGGCACGGCGGTTCACTATCACGATGAGATCTACGAAACCGAAGTGTCCTATTTCGAGCACCTGGTTCTCCGAATCCCGGAGACAGCGGGAACCGCGCTGTTCATCGGCCACTGGCCGGGTGTGGTGGAACTGGCGCACCATTTTGCGGCGGAGGATGATCACCCCGGATGGTCGCAGATGGATAAAAAATTCCCCACCAGTGCGATCGCAGTGTTGGAATTTGATACCCCCTGGAAAGACCTGTCCACCGGTACTGCCCGGCTCACAGATTTTGTGATTCCGCGTGGCTGA
- a CDS encoding DUF202 domain-containing protein, with the protein MKSQPLHNDPGLQPERTILSWNRTTISMAVCTAVLLRWASFYGAAILVPVVLLMSLAMLILVTQRIRYTRQSRGLAQDYVSPNVIGVAALTFTALVFGATGIFFVLAH; encoded by the coding sequence GTGAAATCACAACCGCTCCATAACGATCCGGGTCTTCAACCCGAGCGCACGATTCTATCGTGGAACCGCACCACTATTTCCATGGCAGTGTGCACTGCGGTGCTCCTGCGCTGGGCCAGTTTCTATGGTGCAGCCATCCTCGTCCCAGTGGTGTTGCTGATGAGCCTGGCCATGCTCATTCTGGTCACCCAACGCATCCGCTACACCAGACAATCCCGTGGTCTGGCGCAGGACTATGTTTCGCCCAATGTCATCGGGGTGGCCGCTTTAACGTTCACCGCCCTGGTGTTCGGTGCCACCGGTATCTTCTTCGTGCTGGCGCATTGA
- a CDS encoding alpha/beta hydrolase family esterase, translated as MLHYHGVPMEHPFRTLTFAVTLATTTALAMAPASAQAPNQPTAMSSDVMDTNLIRTSFAQDGTDREYLLKLPANHDPAQNYPVILAFGGMGDSAASFRAYAGLEEASNNEAIIIYGQGVGNAWAGAPYALTTMEQDINYVETAIHETVSTLGGDPERIYAVGMSNGGGMAAALGCHAPDLVDGITSVAGAYYDPAVTGCDTTDTEETVPTLLIHGAEDSLMDFDGGIRHEATYLGVREVLDAAATRNHCSVHPGRSSLFPESCDSDTELVTVTGGGHDWFYTPSVADLTWDFFQQQD; from the coding sequence ATGCTTCACTACCATGGTGTGCCCATGGAGCATCCTTTCCGTACTTTAACCTTCGCTGTCACCCTCGCGACCACCACGGCACTGGCGATGGCACCTGCTTCAGCACAGGCGCCGAACCAGCCGACAGCCATGTCCAGTGATGTCATGGATACCAACCTCATCCGCACCTCCTTCGCCCAGGACGGCACGGACCGTGAATATCTGCTCAAGTTACCTGCCAACCATGATCCTGCCCAGAACTACCCGGTCATCCTGGCATTTGGTGGCATGGGTGATTCCGCCGCCAGCTTCCGTGCCTATGCGGGGCTTGAGGAGGCCAGCAACAACGAGGCCATCATCATCTACGGCCAAGGGGTGGGTAATGCGTGGGCCGGTGCTCCCTATGCCCTGACAACCATGGAGCAGGACATCAATTATGTGGAGACGGCTATCCACGAAACGGTCAGCACACTCGGCGGTGATCCCGAGCGTATCTATGCCGTTGGCATGTCCAACGGCGGTGGCATGGCCGCGGCACTGGGATGTCATGCCCCGGACCTGGTTGATGGCATCACCTCTGTCGCCGGGGCCTATTATGACCCGGCCGTGACTGGTTGTGACACCACGGACACAGAGGAAACCGTACCCACCCTGCTGATCCATGGCGCCGAGGACAGCCTCATGGACTTTGACGGCGGAATCCGCCACGAGGCCACCTACCTGGGTGTGCGAGAGGTATTGGACGCAGCTGCCACTCGGAACCACTGCTCCGTCCACCCCGGCAGATCATCCCTCTTCCCTGAGTCCTGTGATTCAGACACAGAGCTGGTGACAGTCACCGGCGGTGGCCATGACTGGTTCTACACCCCGTCCGTAGCTGATCTGACGTGGGACTTCTTCCAACAACAGGACTGA